In Streptomyces sp. NBC_00569, a single genomic region encodes these proteins:
- a CDS encoding DUF6303 family protein, which translates to MTSEFPAPLDNPDDATADALDPRPKLPGPQTDPTAQGHFTRAQLTRSPDDASWEIAVVLYGVPADEWPSMNLPGTEPPTLSARGKVLADLGYVQTGPGPGCHYWEWAECQDGDHTTVQLMAHTEVRPSSMPEIQ; encoded by the coding sequence GTGACTTCCGAATTCCCTGCTCCGCTCGACAATCCCGACGACGCCACGGCAGACGCCCTTGACCCGCGGCCCAAACTGCCGGGGCCCCAGACGGACCCGACCGCCCAGGGCCACTTCACCCGCGCCCAGCTGACCCGTTCGCCGGACGACGCAAGCTGGGAGATCGCCGTGGTCCTGTACGGGGTCCCGGCCGATGAGTGGCCCTCGATGAACCTGCCCGGCACCGAACCCCCCACCCTGAGCGCACGCGGAAAGGTGCTCGCAGACCTGGGCTACGTCCAGACCGGCCCCGGACCCGGTTGCCACTACTGGGAGTGGGCCGAGTGCCAAGACGGCGACCACACGACCGTACAACTGATGGCACACACCGAAGTTCGGCCCAGCAGCATGCCGGAGATCCAATGA
- a CDS encoding DUF6480 family protein — protein MTHPLVPPTETPPAEGSIAEAHQERADGGIWEHPYLWVSLIALGSVLVAGYFLARIWGW, from the coding sequence ATGACTCACCCACTCGTCCCGCCGACAGAAACGCCGCCGGCGGAAGGGTCGATCGCTGAAGCACATCAAGAACGGGCCGACGGTGGCATCTGGGAACACCCCTACTTGTGGGTGTCCCTCATCGCGCTCGGATCAGTGCTGGTGGCCGGCTACTTCCTGGCACGCATCTGGGGTTGGTGA
- a CDS encoding MerR family transcriptional regulator, which translates to MASDGSSPKPSLRGSEPPGASITSGALARRLGISPTTLRSWDQRYSLGPARRRRGHHRRWSPQDVAMVEDMCSLTASGVSPAEAARSAKERRAHSAPQGQGGTRPVPAGSATAAGTSGKAGSRGSSGLPFGAVRAECRGLARAALRLESVAIQEQLNAFVQEHGVVAAWEELMMPTLHAVGRKWESSGDRYVEVEHLLSWHVSTALRNAQLLLGPGETRKGSSPVLLACVPGEQHTLPLEAVHAALLQRGRPVRMLGAAVPAEALIAAVLRTGPAAVVLWSQTRSLASAPLAVHLLGMGWGVNGARQQAALVLAGPGWRGARIEGAVQPQGLREAIALLAPESSVSSE; encoded by the coding sequence ATGGCTTCCGACGGCAGTAGTCCCAAACCGTCCCTCCGAGGCTCGGAGCCCCCTGGCGCCTCCATCACGTCAGGAGCGCTGGCCCGTCGGCTGGGTATTTCGCCAACGACCTTGCGGTCGTGGGACCAGCGCTACAGTCTCGGGCCCGCCCGGCGCCGGCGCGGCCACCACCGCCGCTGGTCTCCGCAGGACGTCGCCATGGTCGAGGACATGTGCAGCCTGACGGCCTCCGGGGTCTCGCCGGCCGAAGCAGCACGCAGCGCGAAAGAGCGGCGGGCTCATTCCGCGCCACAAGGACAGGGAGGAACGCGGCCCGTTCCGGCCGGTTCTGCCACGGCAGCAGGCACCTCTGGCAAAGCGGGCAGCCGCGGCTCATCCGGCCTGCCGTTCGGCGCGGTGCGCGCCGAGTGCCGTGGCCTTGCCCGGGCCGCCCTTCGCCTCGAATCCGTCGCGATTCAGGAGCAGTTGAACGCCTTCGTCCAGGAGCACGGAGTGGTCGCGGCATGGGAAGAACTCATGATGCCGACCCTGCATGCCGTCGGCCGTAAATGGGAGTCCTCCGGCGACCGCTACGTCGAGGTCGAGCACCTCTTGTCCTGGCACGTGTCCACCGCCCTGCGCAACGCACAGCTGCTTCTGGGGCCCGGCGAGACGCGCAAGGGCAGCTCCCCGGTGCTGTTGGCCTGTGTCCCCGGCGAACAGCACACCTTGCCGCTCGAAGCCGTCCACGCCGCCCTGCTGCAGCGCGGGCGGCCCGTGCGCATGCTCGGTGCCGCCGTCCCCGCCGAGGCACTGATTGCGGCGGTCCTGCGTACGGGGCCGGCAGCTGTCGTGCTCTGGTCGCAGACCCGTTCTCTGGCCAGCGCCCCGCTTGCTGTCCATCTCCTGGGAATGGGGTGGGGAGTCAATGGTGCACGGCAACAGGCTGCTCTCGTGCTGGCCGGACCCGGCTGGAGAGGGGCCAGGATCGAGGGAGCGGTTCAGCCCCAAGGGCTGCGCGAGGCCATCGCCCTCCTGGCGCCGGAGTCCTCGGTTTCATCCGAGTAG
- a CDS encoding fasciclin domain-containing protein: protein MSTVTRRTRRGALVLAAAAMLPLALTACSNDDGKDKAASDTKSSAASDKATDNGGDSGSGDMGSKGEPFGPACASVPKSGAGSFDGMAKDPVATAASHNPALSTLVTAVKKAGLVDTLNNAQNITVFAPTNDAFAKIPKADLDKVLNDKATLTKILTYHVVGQKLAPEDLENGSYTTLEKSKLTTAGSGESYKVNDSASVVCGNVKTANANVNIIDTVLMPKK, encoded by the coding sequence ATGAGCACCGTCACCCGCCGAACCCGTCGTGGAGCCCTCGTTCTCGCCGCGGCGGCCATGCTGCCGCTGGCGCTCACCGCCTGCTCGAACGACGACGGCAAGGACAAGGCGGCCTCCGACACGAAGTCGTCCGCGGCGTCCGACAAGGCCACCGACAATGGCGGCGACAGCGGTTCGGGCGACATGGGCAGCAAGGGCGAGCCGTTCGGCCCGGCCTGTGCCTCCGTGCCCAAGAGCGGCGCGGGCTCCTTCGACGGCATGGCCAAGGACCCGGTCGCGACCGCCGCGTCCCACAACCCCGCCCTGTCCACCCTCGTGACCGCGGTCAAGAAGGCAGGACTGGTCGACACCCTGAACAACGCCCAGAACATCACCGTGTTCGCGCCGACCAACGACGCCTTCGCGAAGATCCCGAAGGCCGACCTGGACAAGGTCCTCAACGACAAGGCCACGCTCACCAAGATCCTCACGTACCACGTCGTGGGGCAGAAGCTCGCGCCCGAGGACCTGGAGAACGGCTCGTACACGACGCTGGAGAAGTCCAAGCTGACGACCGCCGGCTCCGGTGAGTCCTACAAGGTCAACGACTCCGCCAGTGTGGTCTGCGGCAACGTCAAGACGGCCAACGCGAACGTCAACATCATCGACACGGTTCTGATGCCGAAGAAGTAG
- a CDS encoding sigma-70 family RNA polymerase sigma factor, with product MRAQSTPQTHEHDLHEQDLWAPIEESLADEEVAAGLQRGEEAFLEAAYRRWSILVHTLAYRSLGDSREAEDVTQQVFLAVWRGREGYNPQRGAFAGWVVGITRRKIADALTARTRRAALASAAKTSLSLAAPTCDNMARQVLDQVLVKHELTLLPAPQRRVLQLAFYDDLTHTRIAEVTGWPLGTVKSHSRRGLNRLRQRLVATDAC from the coding sequence ATGCGCGCTCAGAGCACCCCGCAGACGCACGAGCATGACCTGCACGAGCAAGACCTGTGGGCCCCCATCGAAGAATCGCTGGCCGACGAGGAAGTCGCGGCAGGGCTGCAGCGCGGGGAGGAAGCGTTCCTCGAGGCTGCCTACCGCCGCTGGAGCATCCTGGTCCACACCCTGGCCTACCGCTCGCTGGGCGACTCCCGTGAGGCCGAGGACGTCACGCAGCAGGTCTTCCTGGCGGTGTGGCGCGGGCGCGAGGGGTACAACCCGCAGCGCGGCGCCTTCGCCGGATGGGTCGTGGGCATCACGCGTCGCAAGATTGCAGACGCCCTGACCGCGCGGACCCGCAGGGCCGCCCTGGCCTCGGCGGCGAAGACGTCGCTGAGCCTGGCGGCCCCCACTTGCGACAACATGGCACGCCAGGTCCTTGACCAGGTCCTGGTCAAGCACGAACTGACGCTGCTGCCCGCACCGCAGCGGCGCGTCCTGCAACTGGCCTTCTACGACGACCTCACGCACACCCGGATCGCCGAGGTCACGGGTTGGCCTCTGGGCACCGTCAAGAGCCACTCCAGGCGCGGTCTGAACCGCTTGCGTCAGCGCCTTGTCGCCACCGACGCGTGCTGA
- a CDS encoding SAM-dependent methyltransferase: MITTAQRLTTLLEDVIGGPMPVRLRAWDGTESGPHGAPVVVIRSRRALRRLLWQPGELGLAEAYIAGDLDIEGDLGDGLRTLWQSPQAAAPRPGAAQIAAAALTAARLGALGPRPPAPAGRARLRGARHTTSRDRAAISHHYDLSNEFYELLLDPSMAYSCAYWAREDSEYGLGEAQRDKLELICRKLRLRPGARLLDIGCGWGALALYAAEHHKVQVTAVTLAREQRDAVLARVRERGLDDLVDVQLRHYRDIEGGQYEAVTSIEMGEHVGDEEYAGFAALLHRVLRPQGRLLVQQMSRGVRAPGGGAFIETYIAPDMHMRPLGQTVELLEGAGLEVCSVESMREHYVRTIAAWHHTLEKRWNDFVDLVGEPTARVWRLYLVGGGLAFEARRMGVDQLLAVRPDARGGTGMPRTLAHWYGTEASPQV; this comes from the coding sequence ATGATCACGACAGCACAGCGGCTCACCACGCTCCTGGAGGACGTCATAGGCGGCCCTATGCCCGTACGCCTGCGCGCCTGGGATGGCACCGAGAGCGGTCCGCACGGAGCCCCCGTCGTCGTCATCCGATCACGCCGCGCGCTGCGTCGGCTGCTCTGGCAACCGGGAGAGCTCGGCTTGGCCGAGGCCTACATCGCGGGCGATCTGGACATCGAGGGGGACCTCGGTGACGGACTGCGCACCCTGTGGCAGAGCCCGCAGGCCGCCGCCCCCAGGCCGGGGGCGGCGCAGATTGCCGCTGCCGCTCTCACAGCCGCCCGGCTCGGGGCCCTCGGCCCCCGGCCACCCGCCCCCGCGGGGCGCGCGCGGTTGCGGGGTGCTCGCCACACCACCAGTCGCGACCGCGCGGCCATCAGCCACCACTACGACTTGTCCAACGAGTTCTACGAGCTGCTGCTCGATCCGTCGATGGCGTACTCCTGCGCCTACTGGGCACGTGAGGACTCCGAATACGGCCTGGGCGAAGCGCAGCGCGACAAGCTGGAACTGATCTGCCGCAAGCTGCGGCTGCGGCCAGGAGCGCGGCTGCTCGACATCGGCTGCGGTTGGGGTGCACTCGCCCTGTACGCGGCCGAACACCACAAGGTCCAGGTGACGGCCGTGACCCTCGCCCGCGAACAGCGCGACGCCGTCCTCGCCCGCGTGCGCGAGCGTGGCCTCGACGACCTGGTCGACGTCCAGTTGCGTCACTACCGCGATATCGAAGGCGGTCAGTACGAGGCGGTCACCTCCATCGAGATGGGAGAGCACGTCGGCGACGAGGAGTACGCCGGCTTCGCGGCGCTGCTGCACCGCGTTCTCAGGCCGCAAGGTCGGCTGCTGGTCCAGCAGATGTCCCGAGGTGTACGGGCGCCGGGTGGAGGAGCCTTCATCGAGACGTACATCGCGCCCGACATGCATATGCGCCCCCTCGGTCAGACCGTCGAGCTGCTGGAGGGTGCGGGGCTTGAGGTGTGTTCTGTGGAGTCGATGCGTGAGCACTACGTGCGCACCATCGCCGCCTGGCACCACACCCTGGAAAAGCGTTGGAACGACTTCGTCGACCTCGTCGGGGAGCCGACTGCACGGGTCTGGCGGCTCTACCTCGTGGGCGGTGGTCTCGCCTTCGAGGCGCGCCGCATGGGAGTGGACCAGCTCCTCGCGGTCCGGCCCGACGCCCGCGGCGGCACCGGGATGCCGCGCACCCTCGCCCATTGGTACGGGACGGAGGCATCTCCGCAGGTCTGA